One genomic segment of Hippoglossus hippoglossus isolate fHipHip1 chromosome 22, fHipHip1.pri, whole genome shotgun sequence includes these proteins:
- the ptgr2 gene encoding prostaglandin reductase 2 isoform X1: MHVQRVVLNSRPGKNGAPGPENFRLEESTLAPDLKEEEALVRTLYLSVDPYMRCRMNEDTGAEYLTPWQLSACVDGVGIGVVESSRCSSCSVGDVVTSFNWLWQTHVVMKGSILQKVDPQLAGGHLSYLLGAVGLTGLTALLGVREKGHVTKGANQTMVVSGAAGACGSIAGQIGRLDGCVSVVGICGSEEKCRALLDDLGFSAAINYRQEDVPARLKECCPDGVDVYFDNVGGPISDTVIAQMNSGSHVILCGQISQYNKDVPYPPPLSEETQEALQSKSITRERFMVLDYMSKAEAALTELGQGIKSGQIKVLETVVNGIENMGDAFCSMMKGGNIGKQIIKISE; this comes from the exons ATGCACGTGCAGAGAGTCGTTCTCAACTCACGTCCAG GTAAAAATGGGGCGCCAGGTCCTGAAAACTTCCGCCTGGAGGAGTCCACTTTAGCGCCTGacctgaaggaggaggaggccctTGTTCGGACGCTTTACCTTTCAGTTGACCCCTACATG CGCTGCAGGATGAATGAGGACACCGGTGCAGAATACCTGACTCCATGGCAGCTGTCTGCGTGTGTGGATGGCGTAGGCATCGGCGTGGTCGAGTCCAGCCGCTGCAGCTCTTGCTCTGTGGGAGATGTGGTCACTTCGTTCAACTGGCTGTGGCAGACCCACGTTGTTATGAAAGGAAGCATCCTACAGAAG GTTGATCCCCAGTTGGCTGGCGGGCACTTATCCTACTTGTTGGGTGCAGTGGGCCTAACAGGCCTCACTGCCCTGCTGGGTGTGAGGGAGAAGGGTCACGTCACCAAAGGGGCCAATCAGACCATGGTGGTCAGTGGGGCTGCTGGGGCCTGTGGCTCCATAGCTGGACAG ATTGGCAGGCTGGACGGCTGTGTGAGTGTTGTGGGGATCTGTGGATCTGAAGAGAAGTGCAGAGCTTTACTGGATGATCTGGGCTTCTCCGCTGCCATCAACTATCGACAGGAGGATGTACCGGCCAGACTGAAGGAGTGCTGCCCTGATGGAGTAGATGTTTACTTTGACAATGTGGGAGGTCCCATCAGTGATACTGTCATAGCACAG atGAACAGCGGCAGCCATGTGATCCTGTGTGGGCAGATCTCTCAGTACAACAAGGATGTCCCGTATCCTCCACCTTTGAGCGAGGAGACACAGGAAGCTCTGCAAAGCAAGAGCATCACCAGAGAGAGATTCATGGTGCTTGACTACATGAGCAAAGCAGAAGCTGCCCTCACTGAGCTCGGCCAGGGTATTAAATCAGGCCAGATCAAG GTGCTAGAAACGGTGGTGAATGGCATTGAAAACATGGGAG ATGCATTTTGCTCTATGATGAAAGGGGGAAACATTGGCAAACAAATTATAAAGATATCAGAGTGA
- the ptgr2 gene encoding prostaglandin reductase 2 isoform X2 codes for MRCRMNEDTGAEYLTPWQLSACVDGVGIGVVESSRCSSCSVGDVVTSFNWLWQTHVVMKGSILQKVDPQLAGGHLSYLLGAVGLTGLTALLGVREKGHVTKGANQTMVVSGAAGACGSIAGQIGRLDGCVSVVGICGSEEKCRALLDDLGFSAAINYRQEDVPARLKECCPDGVDVYFDNVGGPISDTVIAQMNSGSHVILCGQISQYNKDVPYPPPLSEETQEALQSKSITRERFMVLDYMSKAEAALTELGQGIKSGQIKVLETVVNGIENMGDAFCSMMKGGNIGKQIIKISE; via the exons ATG CGCTGCAGGATGAATGAGGACACCGGTGCAGAATACCTGACTCCATGGCAGCTGTCTGCGTGTGTGGATGGCGTAGGCATCGGCGTGGTCGAGTCCAGCCGCTGCAGCTCTTGCTCTGTGGGAGATGTGGTCACTTCGTTCAACTGGCTGTGGCAGACCCACGTTGTTATGAAAGGAAGCATCCTACAGAAG GTTGATCCCCAGTTGGCTGGCGGGCACTTATCCTACTTGTTGGGTGCAGTGGGCCTAACAGGCCTCACTGCCCTGCTGGGTGTGAGGGAGAAGGGTCACGTCACCAAAGGGGCCAATCAGACCATGGTGGTCAGTGGGGCTGCTGGGGCCTGTGGCTCCATAGCTGGACAG ATTGGCAGGCTGGACGGCTGTGTGAGTGTTGTGGGGATCTGTGGATCTGAAGAGAAGTGCAGAGCTTTACTGGATGATCTGGGCTTCTCCGCTGCCATCAACTATCGACAGGAGGATGTACCGGCCAGACTGAAGGAGTGCTGCCCTGATGGAGTAGATGTTTACTTTGACAATGTGGGAGGTCCCATCAGTGATACTGTCATAGCACAG atGAACAGCGGCAGCCATGTGATCCTGTGTGGGCAGATCTCTCAGTACAACAAGGATGTCCCGTATCCTCCACCTTTGAGCGAGGAGACACAGGAAGCTCTGCAAAGCAAGAGCATCACCAGAGAGAGATTCATGGTGCTTGACTACATGAGCAAAGCAGAAGCTGCCCTCACTGAGCTCGGCCAGGGTATTAAATCAGGCCAGATCAAG GTGCTAGAAACGGTGGTGAATGGCATTGAAAACATGGGAG ATGCATTTTGCTCTATGATGAAAGGGGGAAACATTGGCAAACAAATTATAAAGATATCAGAGTGA